The Vicinamibacterales bacterium DNA window CGGATTGCCCCAGGCGATGGCACAGGCCATCACCCAGACGCGCGATGGCTACATCTGGGCGGGCACCCAGGAGGGCCTGCTCCGGTTCGACGGCATGCGGTTCACGGTGTACGACAAGTCGAACACACCGGCGATCCACAGCAACGATGTCGGCGCGCTTCTCGAAACCCGCGACGGCGCGCTCTGGATCGCGACCAACGGCGGCCTCGTCCGGCTGAAAGACGACGTCTTCACCGGCTTCACGATGCGCGACGGGCTGGTGAACGACTGGACCTACAGCCTGGCCGAAGCGCCGGACGGTGCGCTCTGGATTGGGACATCCGGCGGCGGCGTGAGTTGTTTCAAGAACGGCCGCTTCACCTCCTACACCACCAAGAACGGCCTGCCCCACGACATGGTCAGTTCCATCGTGGTGACCACTGACGGCGTCGTGTGGATGGCGACTGGCGCCGGACTGACCCGGTTCAGCAACGGCGCGTTGACCGTCTACGGCACGCGCGACGGGTTGCCGAGCACGAACGTGCGCCGGCTGATGATCGACACCGACGGATCGCTCTGGATTGGCACATCGGGCGGCCTGGCACATCTCGTCGATGGAAAGTTCGTCGCGTATCCGAAACTGCCTGGCGCTGGCGACGTCCGCGCGCTCGAACGCGATCGAGAGGGTTCGCTGTGGATTGGCACCGACGGTTCGGGCCTCCATCGGATGCGCGACGGCGCCTTCGAGCACTACACCACGCGCCAGGGCCTCACGAGCGACTTCGTGGCCGACGTCTACGAGGATCGCGAAGGCAACCTCTGGGTCGGCACGCTCAACGGCGGGTTGCTTCGGCTGAAGGACACCGCGTTCACCACGTACACGACGACGGAGGGGTTGTCGAACAACTTCGTTCGCCCCATCCTCGAGGCCTCGGACGGCTCGGTCTGGATCGGCACGCAGGGCGGCGGACTGAACCGGCTCAAGAACGGTACGGTCACGACGTGGCAGATGCGGGACGGACTGCCGAACGATCTCGTATGGGGTCTGCACGAGGGCCGCGACGGGTCGATCTGGATCGGGACCAACGGCGGGCTCACGCAGCTCCGCGGCGGGCGTTTCAAGTCTTGGTCCGCCAAGGATGGGCTCTGCGGTGATATCGTCCGCGCCATCTTCGAGGATCGCGACGGCACGATGTGGATCGGCACCCGGGGCGGCGGATTGTGCACGCTCCAACGGGGGAAGTTCACGTCGCACTTCAACGACGGCGAGGTGCCCGGGGGACTTGTACACGCAATCGTGGAGGACCGGGCCGGCACGATCTGGATCGGCTCCAACGCCGGTCTGACGAGGTACGACCACAACACTTTCAAGACGTACACGACCAAGGACGGGCTGTCCAACGACAACGTCTACACGGTCCGCGAGGACCCGGACGATGGCTCGCTCTGGATCGGCACCTACGGCGGCGGCCTCACGCGGATGAAGAATGGCGTATTCGCGCGCTATACCGTCCGCAATGGGCTCTACGACGACGTGGTGTTCGACGTGTTGGACGATCGCCACGGCAGCCTGTGGATGTCGTGCAACAAGGCCGTGTTCCGGGTGAACAAGCGCGACCTCGACCGCTTCTCCAGAGGCGAGATACCGAGCTTCGCGTCAACGGTCTACGGCATCGGCGACGGCATGAAGTCGGCCGAGTGCAATGGCAACGTGCAGCCGGCGGCCTGGCGCACGCGCGATGGCCGGCTGTGGTTCCCGACGGTCAAGGGCGTGGTGTCGATCGACCCGGTTCAGGTCCGCAACAATCTCGCCCCGCCGCGGGTCCTCATTCAGCGGGTCTTCGTGGACGGCGCCGAGGTCGGTCTCCGCGGGGCGATTGAAGTCAAGCCGGGCGCCGGAAGCCTCGAGTTCCGGTACGCCGCCCTGACGTTCATCTCGCCGCGCCGCGTGTCCTTCCGCTACATGCTCGAGGGCTTCGACCGTGAGTGGGTCGAGGCGGGCGGCCGGCGCACGGCGTATTACACCAACATCCCGCCCGGCGCGTACCGGTTCCTGGTCATCGCCCGGAACACGGACGGCGCCTGGAGCGCCGCGCCGCAGGCTGTCTCCTTCTACCTGAAGCCACACGTGTACCAGACGTGGTGGTTCTACGCGCTCACCGGCCTGGTGCTCGTCGGGCTGTTCTTCGGCGCCCATCGCGTTCGCGTGCGATCGATGAAGGTGCGCGAGCAGGACCTGATCCGGCTGGTGAACGACCGGACCCAGGACCTCGAGCAGGCGAAGCAGGCAGCCGAGGCGGCCAGCCGCGCGAAGAGCGAGTTCCTCGCGAACATGAGCCACGAGATCCGCACGCCGATGAACGGCGTCATCGGCATGACCGAGCTCGCTCTCGACACCACGCTCGACCCTGAGCAGCGCGAGTACCTGACGATGGTCAAGGCGTCGGCGGAATCGCTGATGACCGTCATCAACGACATCCTCGACTTCTCGAAGATCGAAGCGGGCAAGCTGGACCTCGAGGAGGTGCCGTTCGGCCTCCGGACCACGGTGGCCGACGCGATGCGCACGCTGGCGTTACGCGCGCACGAGAAGTCCCTGGAATTGCTCTGGCGGGTCGCACCCAATGTGCCGGATGGATTGATGGGCGACCCGGGACGCCTGCGGCAGGTGCTGATCAATCTTGCCGGCAACGCGATCAAGTTCACGCAGGCGGGCGAGGTCGTGCTCGACGTGGAGTTGGAGCAGCGCACCGACAAGTCTGCACAGTTGCACTTCGCCGTGCGCGACACGGGAATCGGCATCCCCGTTCACAAGCAGGGCGCGATTTTCGAGGCATTCGTCCAGGCCGACGGTTCGACCACACGTCAGTACGGCGGAACAGGCCTCGGTCTGACGATTTCGTCACGGCTCGTTGCTCTCATGCACGGCAAGATCCAGGTCGAGAGCGAGCACGACCGCGGCAGCACGTTCCACTTCAGCGCCACCTTCGCCCTGGCGGCTGCATCCGCCGTCCCGCCGGAGATCGTGGTGACACCGGACCTGGCCAACCTGAAGGTCCTGATCGTCGACGACAACGCCACGAACCGGCGGATCCTCGTCGAGATGCTGTCGACGTGGAGGATGGCGCCCACCGCGGCGGCCGATGGTCTGTCCGCCATCGAGATCCTGTGTCGGGCGAAGGCTGAGGCACAGCCGTTCAGCCTGGTGCTCCTCGACATGATGATGCCGGACATGGACGGCTTCGAGGTTGC harbors:
- a CDS encoding two-component regulator propeller domain-containing protein, which encodes MNIALRVVMTIATVTWLTAGVAFGLDPSKRISQYTQQAWGVEDGLPQAMAQAITQTRDGYIWAGTQEGLLRFDGMRFTVYDKSNTPAIHSNDVGALLETRDGALWIATNGGLVRLKDDVFTGFTMRDGLVNDWTYSLAEAPDGALWIGTSGGGVSCFKNGRFTSYTTKNGLPHDMVSSIVVTTDGVVWMATGAGLTRFSNGALTVYGTRDGLPSTNVRRLMIDTDGSLWIGTSGGLAHLVDGKFVAYPKLPGAGDVRALERDREGSLWIGTDGSGLHRMRDGAFEHYTTRQGLTSDFVADVYEDREGNLWVGTLNGGLLRLKDTAFTTYTTTEGLSNNFVRPILEASDGSVWIGTQGGGLNRLKNGTVTTWQMRDGLPNDLVWGLHEGRDGSIWIGTNGGLTQLRGGRFKSWSAKDGLCGDIVRAIFEDRDGTMWIGTRGGGLCTLQRGKFTSHFNDGEVPGGLVHAIVEDRAGTIWIGSNAGLTRYDHNTFKTYTTKDGLSNDNVYTVREDPDDGSLWIGTYGGGLTRMKNGVFARYTVRNGLYDDVVFDVLDDRHGSLWMSCNKAVFRVNKRDLDRFSRGEIPSFASTVYGIGDGMKSAECNGNVQPAAWRTRDGRLWFPTVKGVVSIDPVQVRNNLAPPRVLIQRVFVDGAEVGLRGAIEVKPGAGSLEFRYAALTFISPRRVSFRYMLEGFDREWVEAGGRRTAYYTNIPPGAYRFLVIARNTDGAWSAAPQAVSFYLKPHVYQTWWFYALTGLVLVGLFFGAHRVRVRSMKVREQDLIRLVNDRTQDLEQAKQAAEAASRAKSEFLANMSHEIRTPMNGVIGMTELALDTTLDPEQREYLTMVKASAESLMTVINDILDFSKIEAGKLDLEEVPFGLRTTVADAMRTLALRAHEKSLELLWRVAPNVPDGLMGDPGRLRQVLINLAGNAIKFTQAGEVVLDVELEQRTDKSAQLHFAVRDTGIGIPVHKQGAIFEAFVQADGSTTRQYGGTGLGLTISSRLVALMHGKIQVESEHDRGSTFHFSATFALAAASAVPPEIVVTPDLANLKVLIVDDNATNRRILVEMLSTWRMAPTAAADGLSAIEILCRAKAEAQPFSLVLLDMMMPDMDGFEVADRVRRTPEISDTPIIVLSSSLRAEDQGERQRLGIHLCLTKPVRQSDLLDAMTGVMAVSGRAERSTAAHGAPSDDVVTRGRVLLAEDNAVNQRLAVRMLERRGYTVTLATTGAEALRLLGSQQFELVLMDVQMPVMNGFEATQAIREWERTTGLHQPVIAMTAHAMKGDRERCLEAGMDGYVAKPIHANELFAAIEAVLGPSSREPAAAGG